One part of the Helicobacter cetorum MIT 99-5656 genome encodes these proteins:
- a CDS encoding glycosyltransferase family 25 protein, producing MIPVYIISLKDSKRRLDTEKLVLESNEKFRGHCVFHIFDAISPKHEDFEKLVKELYNSSSLLQSDWFHSDYCFKELLPQEFGCYLSHYFLWEECAKLNQPVIVLEDDVALESNFIQALEDCLKSPFDFVRLYGHYWGGHKTNFNALPLYTDIWASVGEIPIENDKVTPPPIHHKKYSKTLLLIHN from the coding sequence TTGATTCCTGTATATATCATCTCTTTAAAAGATAGTAAAAGGCGTTTGGATACTGAAAAATTGGTTTTAGAATCTAACGAAAAGTTTAGGGGGCATTGCGTTTTTCATATTTTTGATGCTATTAGCCCTAAACACGAAGATTTTGAAAAATTAGTTAAAGAGCTTTATAATTCTTCAAGTTTGTTGCAATCTGATTGGTTTCATTCTGATTATTGTTTTAAAGAATTATTGCCCCAAGAATTTGGATGTTATTTAAGCCATTATTTTTTATGGGAAGAGTGTGCTAAATTGAATCAACCTGTCATTGTTTTAGAAGATGATGTAGCCTTAGAGTCCAATTTTATCCAAGCCCTAGAAGATTGTTTAAAAAGTCCTTTTGATTTTGTAAGACTCTATGGGCATTATTGGGGAGGCCATAAAACCAATTTTAACGCACTTCCTTTATATACAGATATTTGGGCATCCGTTGGAGAAATACCCATTGAAAACGATAAGGTTACCCCCCCCCCCATTCACCACAAGAAATACAGCAAAACCCTGTTATTGATACACAATTAA
- a CDS encoding glycosyltransferase family 25 protein: MSFDKVIFKKIKRKLNHVIGNLLARTERYNNLMGKYDNLMGKYDNLMGKYDNLMGKYDNLMGKYDNLMGKYDTLLAKEISIKETFRESRTDIEKEALFLEHFYLTSVYVATTAGYYLTPKGAKTFIDATKKFKIIEPVDMFMNNPAYHDVANFTYLPCPVSLSKHYEISTIQDVEKSNISLEPPKKSYYNNLLYHKLNARKCLKAFQKYSKKYAHLKT; the protein is encoded by the coding sequence ATGTCTTTTGATAAAGTGATTTTCAAAAAAATTAAAAGAAAACTTAATCATGTCATTGGGAATCTTTTAGCTCGGACAGAAAGATACAATAATCTCATGGGGAAATATGATAATCTCATGGGGAAATATGATAATCTCATGGGGAAATATGATAATCTCATGGGGAAATATGATAATCTCATGGGGAAATATGATAATCTCATGGGGAAATATGACACCTTATTAGCAAAGGAAATAAGCATCAAAGAGACTTTTAGAGAATCTCGCACTGATATTGAAAAGGAGGCACTATTCCTAGAGCATTTCTATTTGACAAGTGTGTATGTTGCTACTACAGCAGGCTACTATCTCACGCCAAAGGGAGCAAAAACTTTTATAGATGCCACAAAAAAATTTAAAATCATAGAGCCAGTGGATATGTTTATGAATAATCCTGCTTACCATGATGTTGCTAATTTTACCTATCTGCCTTGTCCTGTTTCTTTAAGCAAACATTATGAAATTAGCACTATTCAAGATGTAGAGAAGTCTAATATCTCATTAGAGCCTCCCAAAAAATCATATTACAACAATCTCCTTTATCATAAATTGAATGCAAGAAAATGCTTAAAAGCCTTTCAAAAATACAGCAAAAAATATGCACATTTAAAAACCTAA
- a CDS encoding adenylate kinase, which translates to MKQLFLIIGAPGSGKTTDAEMIAKNSSEKIAHFSTGDLLRAESAKKTERGLLIESFTSKGELVPLEIVVETILSAIKSSSKEIILIDGYPRSVEQMNALDKELNAQDEVVLKSVIEVEVSEMVAKERVLGRSRGADDNEVVFNNRMRVFVDPLADIQNFYKAKNLHKTINGERSIEEIVSEMQAYILSFGTCGCPSQFVGGGG; encoded by the coding sequence TTGAAACAACTATTTTTGATTATTGGAGCCCCAGGTAGTGGTAAAACCACTGATGCAGAGATGATTGCTAAGAATAGCAGCGAGAAAATCGCTCATTTTTCTACTGGGGATTTACTAAGAGCTGAGAGCGCTAAAAAGACAGAGAGGGGCTTACTTATTGAAAGTTTTACTTCTAAAGGTGAATTAGTGCCTTTAGAAATTGTGGTAGAAACGATTCTTTCAGCGATTAAAAGCTCTAGTAAAGAAATCATTTTAATTGATGGTTATCCTAGAAGCGTAGAGCAAATGAACGCTTTAGATAAGGAATTAAACGCTCAAGATGAAGTGGTTTTAAAAAGCGTGATTGAAGTAGAAGTGAGTGAAATGGTTGCTAAAGAGAGAGTTTTGGGGCGCTCAAGAGGAGCTGATGATAACGAAGTGGTGTTTAATAACCGCATGAGAGTGTTTGTAGACCCCTTAGCAGATATTCAAAACTTCTACAAGGCCAAGAACTTGCATAAAACTATCAATGGCGAAAGAAGTATTGAAGAAATTGTGAGTGAAATGCAAGCATACATTTTGTCTTTTGGAACTTGTGGATGCCCTTCACAATTTGTTGGGGGGGGGGGGTAA